A single window of Acidobacteriota bacterium DNA harbors:
- a CDS encoding DUF3325 family protein, whose amino-acid sequence MMPATICGVFAACLALGGTMAHQGKESPLARHPGRRSWVLFAGWILLALCLAAFIAQQGGEVGAAYFLIWAALAALFATAWLSLWPRSSLWIAVLWLTAGAVAWIL is encoded by the coding sequence GATGCCGGCCACCATCTGCGGCGTTTTCGCCGCCTGCCTGGCCCTCGGTGGCACCATGGCGCACCAGGGTAAGGAAAGCCCGCTGGCGAGACACCCGGGCAGGCGTTCGTGGGTGCTCTTCGCGGGCTGGATTCTCCTCGCCCTGTGCTTGGCCGCCTTCATCGCCCAGCAGGGAGGTGAAGTGGGAGCCGCCTACTTCCTCATCTGGGCGGCCCTGGCCGCACTATTCGCCACCGCCTGGCTGAGCCTTTGGCCGCGATCATCGCTGTGGATCGCCGTCCTCTGGCTCACCGCCGGTGCGGTCGCCTGGATCCTCTGA
- a CDS encoding PepSY-associated TM helix domain-containing protein, whose translation MKKTIGPFRLDTRRYRLFYDIHSWVGVIGGLIFFVCCFSGTIALFEHDLISWENPTLRRTPGAESLGTDALIEHAEEHLGGFEETVFVELPSEANAAFHARTFGETGVRRVNLDPATGQPIATKEDSAFDFLTHLHTDLHLPRPWGRYLVGLIGIFLMMALISGAMAHPKVFKELFLLRWRPSLRMSFSDLHKQAGVWGLVFGGVMAFTGAVIGLLGLFAPIMVLSAFGGDVGKATEAFSGPPREATGNPAIMLSIAELAETTEAANPGFEAHSFLLRHYGDESAEVGLNLEPTPYRKLVAGETHRISLVSGETFHRSSFTGKGAGSRLFGAMQPVHYALFGGLGLKLLYFISGLVLSLGIVSGSLIWLEKRQPSPRQVGAKPRHRWLSKLTLGVCVGQVVASAAAIAAGRFMAESLEPVFWSTWVLGLIVAYVIPNGFLVCRAGGFLTAALLALTAAGDLTMSPLLTPEVIRIDLTFLALAACTLAISVVTPRRSKRRQPAPELSQSLTPSESPS comes from the coding sequence ATGAAGAAGACCATCGGTCCCTTTCGCCTCGACACTCGCCGCTATCGGCTGTTCTACGACATCCATTCTTGGGTCGGGGTCATCGGCGGCCTGATCTTCTTCGTCTGCTGCTTCAGCGGCACCATCGCCCTCTTCGAGCACGACCTCATCTCCTGGGAGAATCCCACTCTCCGGCGCACCCCGGGAGCCGAGTCCCTCGGCACCGATGCGCTGATCGAGCACGCCGAGGAGCACCTCGGTGGTTTCGAGGAGACCGTCTTCGTCGAGCTACCGTCGGAGGCCAATGCCGCCTTCCACGCCCGCACCTTCGGCGAAACCGGAGTGCGCCGGGTCAATCTCGATCCCGCCACCGGCCAGCCGATCGCGACGAAGGAAGACAGCGCCTTCGACTTTCTCACCCATCTCCATACGGACCTGCATTTGCCACGCCCCTGGGGGCGCTACCTCGTCGGCCTCATCGGAATCTTCCTGATGATGGCGTTGATCTCCGGCGCCATGGCCCACCCGAAGGTGTTCAAAGAGCTGTTCCTGTTGCGCTGGCGCCCGAGCCTGCGGATGAGCTTCAGCGACCTCCACAAGCAAGCCGGCGTCTGGGGACTGGTCTTCGGCGGCGTGATGGCCTTCACCGGCGCCGTCATCGGCCTGCTCGGCCTGTTCGCCCCGATCATGGTGCTGAGCGCCTTCGGTGGCGATGTCGGGAAGGCGACGGAAGCGTTCTCCGGACCACCGCGAGAAGCCACCGGAAACCCGGCCATCATGCTCTCCATCGCGGAGCTCGCCGAGACCACGGAAGCGGCCAATCCCGGATTCGAGGCGCACAGCTTCCTGCTCCGCCACTACGGTGACGAGTCGGCGGAGGTCGGGCTCAACCTCGAGCCCACCCCTTACCGCAAGCTGGTGGCCGGTGAAACCCACCGCATCAGCTTGGTGAGCGGCGAGACCTTCCATCGCAGCTCCTTCACCGGCAAGGGTGCCGGCTCCCGTCTGTTCGGCGCCATGCAGCCGGTCCACTACGCCCTTTTCGGAGGCCTCGGCCTGAAGCTGCTCTACTTCATTTCGGGCCTGGTTCTGTCCTTGGGCATCGTCAGCGGCTCGTTGATCTGGCTCGAGAAGCGCCAGCCGTCGCCACGCCAGGTCGGGGCCAAGCCGCGCCATCGTTGGCTCTCCAAGCTGACCCTCGGGGTCTGCGTGGGCCAGGTGGTGGCATCGGCCGCCGCCATCGCCGCCGGCCGTTTCATGGCGGAATCTCTCGAGCCGGTCTTCTGGAGCACCTGGGTGCTCGGCCTCATCGTGGCCTACGTGATTCCCAATGGATTCCTGGTCTGTCGCGCCGGCGGCTTCTTGACCGCCGCCCTTCTCGCCCTCACCGCCGCCGGCGACCTCACCATGTCGCCGCTGCTCACGCCGGAGGTGATCCGCATCGACCTCACCTTCCTGGCCCTCGCCGCCTGCACGCTGGCGATCAGCGTCGTCACCCCGCGGCGCTCGAAGCGCCGCCAGCCGGCCCCGGAGCTGAGCCAGTCCCTGACGCCGTCGGAGTCCCCCAGCTAG